The Moorena producens PAL-8-15-08-1 genomic interval GCAGATGCCTTATTGTCTGAGGTTCTCAATTAAGGCAAAAGGCAAAAGGCAAGAGGCAAGAGGCAAGAGGCAAGAGGAACCCACCCCTAACCCCTCCCAGGAGGGGAAGGCAAGAGGCAAGAGGAACCCACCCCTAACCCCTCCCAGGAGGGGAAGGCAAGAGGCAAGAGGAACCCACCCCTAACCCCTCCCAGGAGGGGAAGGCAAGAGGCAAGAGGCAAGAGGCAAGAGGCAAGAGGCAATAATAAAGATGTTTTTAAGGCAATAATATCTCCCCTTATTAAGGATATATAGTCAAAAAATACTGTACATCATAAGTTAAATCAACGCTATAAAAATAAAAAAAATTACTATAAATTATGATTTATTGATGTTTAAAATTACCGATTTTAATATCTAAAAAATTAGATTTTTACTGGTGCAATATCTAATTGATTTTTTTTGTGAGTGTAGGGGATTAGTAATACTTTGTAAATTTGTTATTTTTACTTTTGGAGCGATACTTAACAATTTTATTACCCCGACTCCCGACTCCCGACTCCCGACTCCCGACTCCCGACTCCCGACTCCCTATTCCCGACTCCCTACTCCCTATTCCCTATTCCCTATTCCCTATTCCCTATTCCCTATTCCCTTTATTATTAACAATGACAGTTTTAATTATTACCCATAGCCAAGACAACGAAAGCATTCCCCTAGTGGTAAAAGCCATTGAAGAAAAAGGGGGGAAAGCCTTTCGATTTGACACTGACCGATTTCCCACGGAAGTCCAACTAGATGTCTACTACGGTAAGAATAAAGACGGTAAGAATACAGAAAGGCTAATCCTAAAGTCTGAGGAAGAAAAGCTAGATTTGCAGGAGGTCTCAGCAGTTTGGTATCGGCGCATTGCCATGGGGGCAAGAATTCCCAGCACCATGGATCCCCAAATGCGGCAAGCCTCTGTACAAGAATCTCGTGTAACTATCCAAGGTATGATTGCCAGTATCGATGGCTTCCACTTGGATCGGGTTCCTGTGGTTGAGCAAGCCAAGAATAAGCAGTTACAGCTAAAAGTAGCACGGGAACTCGGGATAGATACTCCCCTTAACCTCACCACCAATAATCCTGCAGCAGTGGTGGAATTTGCCAAAGAATGTGAGTCAGGTATAATTACCAAAATGCTTTCATCCTTTGCCATCTATGATCAGCAGGGGGAGGAGCAGGTAGTGTTTACCAATCCGGTCAAACCGGAGGATTTGGACAACTTGGATGGATTAAGGTTCTGTCCAATGACCTTTCAGGAACATCTGCCTAAGGCACTAGAGTTACGAACCACAATTGTCGGAAAGCAAGTGTTTACTGCTTCGATAGACTCTCAACACTTTCCAGGTGCTCGTTATGACTGGCGGCGACGGGGCGTTGATTCCCTAAACGCTTGGCAGCCCTATCAGTTGCCCCAAGATCTGGAAGAAAAGTTGCTGAAGCTAATGGATTACTT includes:
- a CDS encoding MvdD family ATP-grasp ribosomal peptide maturase, translating into MERYLTILLPRLPTPDSRLPTPDSRLPIPDSLLPIPYSLFPIPYSLFPLLLTMTVLIITHSQDNESIPLVVKAIEEKGGKAFRFDTDRFPTEVQLDVYYGKNKDGKNTERLILKSEEEKLDLQEVSAVWYRRIAMGARIPSTMDPQMRQASVQESRVTIQGMIASIDGFHLDRVPVVEQAKNKQLQLKVARELGIDTPLNLTTNNPAAVVEFAKECESGIITKMLSSFAIYDQQGEEQVVFTNPVKPEDLDNLDGLRFCPMTFQEHLPKALELRTTIVGKQVFTASIDSQHFPGARYDWRRRGVDSLNAWQPYQLPQDLEEKLLKLMDYFGLNYGAIDIILTPDGRHVFLEVNPVGEFFWLELCPGLPISQAIADVLLNLVPRRS